Genomic window (Daucus carota subsp. sativus chromosome 5, DH1 v3.0, whole genome shotgun sequence):
actgtttgcacgcattttgagactcttataaagtatagttcaaaaataatttttttaatttttctttttttaataaaagtttaaacgtcaaactttttttcaggatttttttaaaaaataaatatataatgtaagtatactttatcggagccttaaaatgcgtgccaaaaagtaacgtaaagaacctggtgggacggagggagtatgcgACAAAACGATGATAACGCCTTGGATGATTTAGGAGCTACAAGAATACAACTATAGAAGATGTCAGTGAGTCGGAGAGAAAACAAATTACCAGATCACTAGCGAGGGAAAGGGAAAAATAGAAGACCCGCATGCATGTACGAAGAGAATGAATTGGATTGCTTCTCTTgtgtaaattataaaagaaagcTTAGCGCTTTCTGGCTAGTTCTCTTTCAAAAGGATGAATATATATACTCCTCAGACGTAGAACTTAAATTCTGAGAGTATCCTAGGCACGAACTTTGAATTTCCCTCAACAACCGTCGTGACAACGGAGgtgatgatttttttattataaataacacATTTACGACTCGTATGATGTGAAAATTTCAACCAAAATAGTTGGCATTTGTTATAATACTCTTATATTCatatagaatattattaaattcaaatcaaaAGACTTGTCAACAAGATAATTAAGCGTCCGTATTAAAAGATTTAGTGAGCAAAAGAGTAATATCAGCTTTCAGTTTTTTAGGAAAAAATTTCGAATGACGAGTTCCAACTCTTTGGTAGCTACGTGATCTCGCTGTGAGAAATCATATACTAGCAAGTAAATGTTGATCAAGTGCGTGATGAGGTGCTTAATTGATTGAGGCCGGTTCATTTGAGCTACTTAATGATTGACTTGTCAGTTGATACGTGCTACTACAATTGAGCTCCTCAATAGATTATGGTTTGGATGTGAGTTCTTCGCGCTAAATTAATACCTCTTCGCTCTTCTCGTACATTTTTAGTATTGTTCggcatgtattttaatatttttataaaacttaattttataaatatttttcatatttttttagtaatatttatcattattattgtCTGCAACAAAATATTCGAGCGAAACCTTGTATAAATATTGCATAACAGTTAGCATACagttattaaaaatacaatACTGCAagatattgataaaaaaaacattacatctttttttttagtaaaaaaaacatcacatctttaattgaagaaaagaaatatcTCTTCAATCAAACATGGTCCCCTGTAGAGAAACCACGTGCATAGAGATGCATTATCATGCATAAAAGGTCACAAGAAATTATTGAGACAACAAGGATCAAACTTAAATTTGTAAATTGTTAGCTAGTAGAACGCTCGATTGTAAATCGGGTTCAAGGAAATAGATATTTGAAGTATATTGTATCTGGTTCACATATATCGTCCATCCGCTGCAGGAAAAAGACATTTCGAACTTTTAACGGACAATTTATATGAAAACCTTCATGTGACTCGTAAAATGCTTTGCTCAGTTCATATTTGTTATAatagattctttaaaatgtGCAAAGTTGATGCCAAGAAAACTTTCACAATTACAGTACTTCATAAAAATTAAAGGCCCTCTGGATAAACTATATTATCTCAATTACAAAAAGTTCTGACAGGCATAAATTATTAATCTTACCtcgtttttttaacaaaatattgaatatatcCAAATGtttgaaatgaaaatttgtttaaataaaaaacatatataaaatatatactattaatttTTAGGGGTTTTCCCAAAAATAgattcttttttataattttcaatgtATGAatcttcacaaaaaaaattttaaatattattttttaaatttacttttaaaaatatcatttaaaaatttcctaatttagaataaaaatcatattttaaatatctaaaaGTTGCTTCCCAAGTTTATTCATGTTTGAAAATATAACATGAAATATAGTTAACAATACGAGCTGTAAAAGTTACCACCCGTAAAAAAATCGGTTTTAGATTTAAAATCACTCGAAAGTTGTGTATCACACCCTTAGCTTGTTGTAAATATCGGATCGGTAGATAGCATTATATCTCCATAATGAATGAGTACGTATTAATTGGTAATGAACGTAACTGTAATGTTAAGAGTCCAGCTAGCTAGCTTACAAAGAAAGGAAACCGACTGTAATCCTAATACACACATGCCACATCTGTATAAACATTGTATGAATCGAATTTAGTGTCCATTGCTGCGAGTTATTTCCTTTAAATTCTCCACCTTCTACTATCTCATCTCTTTCTAtttatctctttctctctcactCTCAAAGGCAATTTACAAATATACTTCTATCAGGACAGGTCTTCTTATATGTTTGAATTATAACACACTATTATCTCTCCGTACCCTCATAGGAAACTAACtgagattatattatatatattatattctcgCAAGATTAGATTTACTGTATGTGTTCTAGATTAGAGTACTCTTGGCCATGTCGGACTCAAATTTTAGTGCTGATGTAAAAGAGGATCATGATAATAAGGACCATGGTGATCAAGATTCTGATCAGCAACCACTAGATTTACGTAAAGAAAACGGAGAATTTGTCGATGACAAGAAAGATGAGGGAAGTGCCAATACTACATTGACAGCAGAGGAGGATCTCGAGAAGAAGCCGCGACAATCAGGAGAAGAAGGGCGTGATTCCACCGAGGAGGATGAGAATGACGGCTTTCGAACTCCGACTTCGATCGAGCACCGAATTCCAGTGCCCACGCATTGTCCACCAGCGCCGAGAAAGAGTCTGAAGAGAAAATTCGAGGACTCGTCGATCACGGAGATTTTGAGGTCAGCGAGAAAAGTGATTCAGGATCACATCATGGTTTTCAGGAAGGCTCGCGAGGACGATGAGGCTCTGTCGTGATAGTGAATCGTAcctgcttttttttttctcctcATGTGATTAGAAACTTGATGGTACAGTACTAGTCTTCTGTTCATGATCATGCGTGCCGAtgcttaattgtttaatttgGTTTTTGTTTGTTCAGTTTTGCTAATATTTTCTTACACTAATATTGCATAGCTAGCTAGGTCTTTCGATAGAGATTTACCATGCGTAAAATTGTAGAGCTCTTACATAGATTCCTATGAATTCATGGAGGTTTCTTGATGTGATTATGTATATGAtcttatgtatatgtatatttatttaaacgCGTGCAACCAGCAGGGAGGATCAAGGATGGTATTGTTCGGGTTTATGAAGCAAGCAAATTTTCCgaaaatatctatatatttttagattttcaaaGAACACTTGTgcaatatcataaattttagaaTGATGAAAAATGTCAAAAGAATTTAGGAGGGACATGTGCCCCCGCAAGCCTTACTAAAATCTCAGGCTTATGTTCTGCATGCTGCAGCAGACATAGAATTAGACTCTCTAGGTACTTTGGATCTTATACTATAGATTCCAGAACGCAAAGAGTTAGAATTATCATAGAAGTTGAGTAGTTCTAGCTACTGAGGATTCAGTTTCCGTGCAAGTAAAAACCGATTGATACGCGGTCACACTTGCATGTGGAAACGAGGGAGAGAGAAGGACAGGGATATTTGTGGAATGAATGAATGTCTTTTGCCAGAAATTGTGGACCTGAAATCTGAAACCCACTGTGTTTTTTTATGTTTCATTATTGTCTATGGCTTCAGGCCACCCAGTAGAAAATGGATACAGTCTTTTCTGTAGAAAACAAAACACCCAGTAGAAAATGGAAACAGTCTTTTCTGTTGACAACAAATTAATggtgagagcatctccaacggcctCCTTGGTTGACAACAAATTAATggtgagagcatctccaacggcctccttgttggctcctaaatataatataaaaaatgtggttcttagtaatttaggacaaagttaagagtgtaaactccaacaatactctctacatctcttctctatttcatattttattcatatattgggctccagtataacaaaagagagggaaagatggaggtgaattggagggaaggaatttttttattgtgaaaaaataagttagagcatctccactGGACTCctcaaacaagctcttaacttaaattttaggaggatatgaaaaattagagctccaaCGGACTCATAgtagctctttaaaaatttaagagcttcCGGTCTCtgctttcttttaaagagcatataagtgctcctaacttattttcattgaataaaataatcacttcCTTCTATTTATATTCACTTCTCTCCAATTCTCTCTCCAACTTttctctcaaataataataaaataagtgctcctaacttattttcattgaataaaataatcacttcCTTCTATTTATATTCACTTCTCTCCAATTCTCTCTCCAACTTttctctcaaataataataaaatatgagtaaagagcaagtataaagagtatGATTGGAGTTGTCATGATATTcaatgtattaacttactatgagccacatattatattattttttaaagaaagatttaagagcaccattggagatgctcttagagccatgtggtggctcttaactttgaggagagcggagagagaaacaagaggctcttagtgatttaagagccacttaagagtctcttggagtaacatttttcctctccctcctcaaatctcgaGTTAGGcgcctaaatgaagaggctcttggagatgctctaatgccCTTTTACGAGCTTCGCCAGATATGTTTACAGTGGAGCAACGGGGGTAAATATAGTTATGCGGCGGAATCAGAAGATGCCATCGTAGACTAGCTTTACCTTGAATGGTAAAATCGCTGTTTTAGATTTCTTTCTTCACTAAACTTAGTTATTTAGCTTCGATTCTCGGttattaatttatgtaatacatatatatttcaaactttTCTGATACATATAAAGATTAATTCTTTCAATGGAAACACCCAGAGTTCTTTGTTCTTCTTAAGGGAAAATTGTGAGGAGTGCCgaatttattatataacaaaattattattatttattgttgtttctatattttctccagaaataatttttccaaaaatCACTCGCACTTTTCGATCAGAACACTTGTAATACgttattattgtttttcttgttttacgCAACATATTGAGAACTCCACTTCTGAAACAAGAGAAATGATCATATCGGCAACAGCAAGTCAAGTCTGAAATGCCTCAGAAGCAAGTCTCGGCTTAGCTGCACTTTTTCCCCGAAAATCATCGAGCATTTTTGTAGAGGTAGTGATTGTAATATGTTATTAGTAATTTTGATCGCATGATTTCGAATCTGCTCTTACCGTATCTTATTCGTAACACCCCAGTGTCACATCGAAGAAAAATATAGAGaatttagttcagtttataagtatAAGTACTGTCATCAATGgaaccaacaaatcatgatttttTTGGTGGCCTCCGGTGGACTTTGTAGATTACCAGGGTTGTTGTATTTAGCCAGTGTGttctaacttatttttgaattagGAATTCAAAATTCGGTCCGATTTTCAAAAAAGACTCAGAATTTGACTCGGATTGTTATTGTGTGTGATTATTTTCCTTATTATTCCGTTATCGTTTCTATTTTATGATGTTATTTTGTTAATACAATATACTTGTAAGAGCAAGTtcaacaattattttaattttttccaaaattattataaatatatatccaCTTCATCCAAAAACATTTATCTTCTCCAACAATTTTTCTCAAGCTCACTTTCTTTCTTTTAGACTTCAACGTAAATGGCAGGGTCATTAGTGTTTGAAAAGGTagatagtttcatttttaacaatataaaatgctAACAAGAAGCACAAATAGAGAAATGATTTGAGGCTCTTAAAATTTAGGAGAGAAATTAAGAACTTGTTGGAGGCCATTTTAGCAGCAACTTTTTCAAAAAATGGCTAAAGAGGGAGTACGAAGAAGGTGTTGGAGAGGAGGTCTGGCTGTCTTGGTTTTAACTCGTTATGTTCTTGTTGCTACGAATGCTACCTTTGCAACTCGTGCCAAATACTTGTGTTTACACCagaaaattttgatatgatGGTATCTCGTGTAACTTGTGTTCGTACCAAAAAATCTCTTAATATGATTATATCTTGTGTGTGGATGAGTGTGTTTAATAGGGAAAATGACTTGTGCTcgctaaaatttaaatatcgcTTCCTTGATTATATTACGAACCTCACCCTCACAGGCAAGCTGGTGTATATTCTTTGTTAAGATCCTATCAACAAAACGAAGATTAACAGACCAAGGTCTCTACTGATTTTGTATTAACGAAAATCTGTGGTGCGTGGCTAAGCTCTGTTTTATCTCAACAAATCCTTGGTTGAAACCAAGAGTTGCGTCCCATGgggaatatatattttattactgGATATGAAAAATGGCTTAAAGCTTCCTATTTGGAGATGGTAAATTGAGTAAAGACTTGTATCTTATTAGTTTTCCTTGGCCGGACAATGGATCTCTTCCTTTGTCATAGCCGGGGAAAAAAGTATGGATGTTTTGCATCCATGTTTCACTCAGGCTGCTAACCTTGATCACAACTTTCGCAACTTAAAGCTACCAGAGACGAAAGCAAATCATTGCATAACCCTACAAAACGGTGTACTCGACTACGTAAGCTCACATTAAGATTATAGCGACTTCTCTATTTCTGGACTTTATTACGgtttcaaaacttatcaagATCTTCACTGCATTCTGCAACAACTCTTCCTGAATTTCGACCGCCTGTCCTTCCAAATGAGCTCAGTGCTGACAAACTCTTAAAGCTACTGCTGCTGCCTTCACTATTGAAAGACCTTCTTGATGATCTCCTTGGCTTTGAAGGGCTGAGCTCCTCATCCGTACTGGTGTTTGCCATGACATTAGCAACAACCAGTTCGCTAATGTTGCTTCTGCAAAATGGGCATAGTGGTGATTTTGAACAACTACTGGCAGCATTTGGCTTATTGTGGCAACATAAGATTAGCATGCACTGTGCGCACATCTGGTGACCACAATCCTTGACGGCAATAGTGCAGATTTTCTCGAAACAAATGGAGCATAAATCAACATCACTTGCCTGTTTGTAGCAAATTTcttgttaaaatatataagaGTTGTGGCAAgtatttttcaagaaaatattGACTGAAATGATATTAATGCAATTCTCAGAAAATGCGAAGCTGATACATAAACAATACATGCATAAATGTTACCTCAGAAATATCCTCTGCAAGCCCAGAATCAGAATGTACAggggatgatgaaaatgagtTCATTGTGTCCCTCAAGATAACCCTTTCCCtgtccttatttgctgcaattAAGGCTTTCTCTAATAGAGTTCTTGCCTCTGGATTAAGGTCACTGATGAACTTCAAAGGAGCTGGCCACACTAGAGGTTCTGGAGATGAAGGGTTTAACAAGGCTGCACATGCTGCATGTTTGTGTTTCAAAGCAACCGTGTACGGAATCTTCCTGTGATTTTCACGTTTATTCCAGCATAATCACATAAGTCATAACCAATGTTTCCAATTTGGTAATTGTTGTCTAGAAAATATAGCTTAAGAATCTTAAGTTCTACATGACTACATCCGAAATTAAAATAAGATCTCTCAAGATCCTTCATCTACAATGATGGAAATAAACTCACCCAGATGAATCTGTCTGAAGTCTATCTCCACCCCAAGCAAGCAATTCCCTGACACAGTCCAAAGAACCTTCGCGAGCTGCCAAATGCAGTGGGGTGCTCCCTGGGTAGCTGCAACTGGAGCTGAATTTCAATGCGAGTCAATCTTATTAGTTTCCCCAATTGTGTAGGAAAACAACATAAATTAATAAGTTACCTAccctgttagatataattgatgattactaatgttcttaaagtttgttttagaacaggaatcatcagagtttaatctggaagctgatcagagtttagtaaagtctgacagagtttagtaaagtctgaccagagtttacatagtcaagattcgtcagagtttacacgtggaaagagctcagaagcggatatacttcaaggaaggatagaagcggaggagtgatttaatggctatggaaactaaacagaaaactggagtaatctttgattgatagaattcatagcagatttataggatatcaaatcagagattgattttgtaactgtgtctatataaacacagattagggttactctagatgagttgagttatcgagtacattgttaagaaccctagcagctcttagtgatacattataaatcactgagagagtttttgtaacca
Coding sequences:
- the LOC108219825 gene encoding putative E3 ubiquitin-protein ligase XBAT31 encodes the protein MGQEISCIRQGAREHALFRGVQNGELEIVQAMVDHDPSVLSRTTVHGNLFALHVAAVHDQIEILSMLLERSVNPDILNRHKQTPLMLAAMSGNISCVERLIQAGANILKFDSLHGRTCLHYAAYYGHLDCLQAILSAAHSSHIAISWGFARFVNIRDGSGATPLHLASRQGSADCIHFLLVNGALVSASTCGYGSSCSYPGSTPLHLAAREGSLDCVRELLAWGGDRLQTDSSGKIPYTVALKHKHAACAALLNPSSPEPLVWPAPLKFISDLNPEARTLLEKALIAANKDRERVILRDTMNSFSSSPVHSDSGLAEDISEASDVDLCSICFEKICTIAVKDCGHQMCAQCMLILCCHNKPNAASSCSKSPLCPFCRSNISELVVANVMANTSTDEELSPSKPRRSSRRSFNSEGSSSSFKSLSALSSFGRTGGRNSGRVVAECSEDLDKF